The Paenibacillus spongiae nucleotide sequence TTTCACTTGGATGCCGTTCTGGAGATGATGCGGGTGAGCCGCAAGGCCGTTCTGATCTACCCATTGATTTCACTGCGGCTGGATCCATATCCGCATATGGAGCATATAATGGATGAGATTCGCAAACACGAGGGCCGGCCGGAATTGTTCCGCAGCCAGCTGCCCTTTATTCCAGGATCAATCCACGGATTGAAAATAAATCTTTAATTGCAATTATTACCCAGTAGTTGTATAATTGGGATACTCGCCGTACAACGGCGGCCATTTTTAGGAGGTTGTTCATTTGAAAGGAACAGTAAAGTGGTTCAACGCAGAGAAAGGCTACGGCTTTATCCAAGTGGAGAACGGAGAAGACGTATTCGTTCATTACTCTGCCATTCAAGGCGAAGGCTTCAAGTCCTTGGAAGAAGGTCAAGCGGTTGAATTTGATATCACACAGGGTAACCGCGGAGCACAAGCAGCTAACGTCACGAAGTTGTAAGATCACGGCCCGACCGCTTATTCTTATAAACAAGTGCAATAGCGCATATAGAATCCCCGATTTCGGGGATTTTTTTTATGCGCTGCTCTCGTTATATTTTCACTCGCCGAGCTGTGTTAAGCTGATGAACAAATCGTGCATACGTTATTGGAGGTGCGCGCCAATGACCAGATATCCAACCAATGAAACGAGTCTGACCCAGGAGACCGTTCCCTTCCCCATTGTGATTCACAAGTCAACGATGCAGCAAGCCGTTCTGCCGCATCATCATCAGTTCTATGAGCTTTCCTTCTATGTCGAGGGGAGCGCGCTGGATGTCGTCAATGGACAGCTGATTCGGTCGTCGCGGGGGACGGTCGTCTGCAAGCTGCCTCACCGCATTCATGAAACGAGAATCATGGAGGGCAGGCCGTACACCAAATTCAGTTTAATGTTTGATATGGATATTCTGCTGGAATCCGGTATAGAGTACGCGCTGAAACGCTATTTTTATAATGATCCGGGCAGCCGGCACCCCGCATTCATTCAGTTAAGCGATACCGAGAGCGGCCTCATGGAACGGTTATTCGATGAGTTATTCGATGAGTATCAATCGGACCGTCTGTTCCGGCAAGCGTATATCCGCTCGAAGCTGGTGGAAATTCTGATCGGAATTGCAAGAAGCCAGGGCGGCGTTCGCGGATTGGATGCAAGAGGCGTGCCTGTTAAGCCTCCTGTGCCCGTTTCTACCCCCAACACGGCAATGCAAGGCAATAAAATAACGCAAGTGCTGCAATATATCAATAGTCATTTTCTCACGGACATGTCCTTGGGGAGCTTATCGGAGCAGTTCGATGCCAGCACTCCTTATCTCAGCAAAATGATCAAAAAAATAACGGGCATGACCTTCACGGAATACCTGCATGAGCTGCGGATGGAGATGGCCTGCAGCTTGTTGATTTCGACCCGCATGAGCATTCTGGATGTTTCCGGTGAATCCGGCTACAGCTCTTTCAAAACCTTTTCCCGCGTGTTTCTACGAAAGAAAGGCATGCCGCCTTCCAAATACCGCAGTAAATATGCCGATCCCGGCCATGATCCGGGCAGCGTCTCATCATAGACGCAGCAGTATAAATATTGAGACGATCCCTATAATAAATGG carries:
- a CDS encoding cold shock domain-containing protein: MKGTVKWFNAEKGYGFIQVENGEDVFVHYSAIQGEGFKSLEEGQAVEFDITQGNRGAQAANVTKL
- a CDS encoding AraC family transcriptional regulator codes for the protein MTRYPTNETSLTQETVPFPIVIHKSTMQQAVLPHHHQFYELSFYVEGSALDVVNGQLIRSSRGTVVCKLPHRIHETRIMEGRPYTKFSLMFDMDILLESGIEYALKRYFYNDPGSRHPAFIQLSDTESGLMERLFDELFDEYQSDRLFRQAYIRSKLVEILIGIARSQGGVRGLDARGVPVKPPVPVSTPNTAMQGNKITQVLQYINSHFLTDMSLGSLSEQFDASTPYLSKMIKKITGMTFTEYLHELRMEMACSLLISTRMSILDVSGESGYSSFKTFSRVFLRKKGMPPSKYRSKYADPGHDPGSVSS